In one Agrobacterium tumefaciens genomic region, the following are encoded:
- a CDS encoding CBS domain-containing protein, producing the protein MATFVKDLLDRKGRDVVTVGPGVTIGEAAGTLHAHKIGALVVTDADGVVLGIFTERDLVKAVAGQGAASLQQLVSAAMTRNVIRCHHNSTTDELMEIMTGGRFRHIPVEENGRLAGIISIGDVVKARIGEIELEAEHIKAYIAG; encoded by the coding sequence ATGGCAACATTCGTAAAAGATCTTCTCGACCGCAAGGGCCGGGATGTCGTGACTGTCGGTCCGGGCGTGACCATCGGCGAAGCGGCGGGAACGCTGCATGCGCATAAGATCGGCGCTCTCGTCGTGACGGATGCCGACGGTGTCGTTCTCGGCATTTTCACGGAACGCGATCTGGTGAAAGCCGTGGCAGGCCAGGGCGCCGCTTCCCTCCAGCAACTGGTCTCGGCGGCCATGACCAGGAACGTCATCCGCTGTCATCACAACTCCACCACCGACGAGTTGATGGAGATCATGACAGGCGGACGTTTCCGCCATATTCCGGTCGAGGAAAACGGCCGTCTTGCCGGCATCATCTCCATCGGTGACGTGGTGAAGGCGCGGATCGGCGAGATCGAGTTGGAGGCCGAACATATCAAGGCCTATATCGCCGGCTGA